The stretch of DNA TAGCCTGCGATACGAGTTGGTCGTGGGAGATAGAATAGCGCTTAGGCTTCGCGCGTGCTCGAGAATCCCGGCTATGAAATGCAGCGCTGTTTCCGAGAGATCACTGTCTCCATGGCCGGCGAAGAGGTTCTCACCACCTGGACTCCATAGACTCAGGTGGATGTGCATGCCGGAGCCGTTGTCGCCGAATATAGGTTTTGGCATAAATGTAGCCACCCTCCCGTCCATGCGGGCTAAAACCTTTGAAACCCACTTGACTGTCATTATGTCATCTCCAAGTCTTGCCAAGCTCGTCCTAGATCCGATAGAGACCTCGACCTGGCTAACGGCCACCTCGTGGTGGGAGACTGCCACGTCAACTTTGAACCTCTGCAGAGTTTCTGTGAGCATAAGTCTATAGTCAAGGAGGCTGTCTGGAGGTTCTGGCATGTGGTACGACTTCTTGACCTGGCCAAAAATGCCGTCCTGCCCGCCGGGTTGTTCCCTACTCTCAACAATGTAGCCAAGCCCCCTGGCCGGGTTTAGAACGTCGACACCTATCTTATCGAAAATGAAGAACTCTATCTCAGCGCCAGCCTTGACCCTATAGCCCATAGACGACATTATCTTTTCAGCTGTTTCTGCTGCTAACCTCGGATCCCTCGGGCTTCTCTCACGAGTAGCGTTGTAGACAGTAGCTATAACCCTCCAAAGCCCGCTCCTCCAAGGGACGCTGACTAGGGTCTCCGGCACATGTTTTAGAAGAAGATCGCTGTCCTCTACAGGGGTGAAGCCGTAGACGCTGCTACCGTCAAATGATGCCACAAACTCCTTCTCGACGTTCCTTAGCGGAACCTCGACTTGTCTTAGGTACCCAGCTATATCTGTATAGTGAACTAGGACGCGTCCCTCCCTTTGACCGTCTTTATCTCTCTGTGGTCCGGTCTCAGGCATGTGTGCCTTCATAACAATTCTTGCAACCAAACTATTTAAACTTTTCCATAATGAACTGGTATAAAATGTTCTGAAATCAAAGAGAAATTTTTCTAAGTTTGCAGGATGTCGAAGATCCTTTCAACACAAGGTGATTAGTTGTATGGCACTGCATGTTATAAGCGTTTTGGATGCCTGTTTAGGGTTAACACGCCAAATATTGATGCTCGTGGGTGTTGCCATTCAGGAGTCATACGCTCGCGATCTGGTGTAGTGTAAAAACTTTTCCACATAGCCGCTCGAAATACCCACCTATATTGATCGGGGAGGAAGGGGCGCTGGAAAGGTGTAGAAGTTGACGGCAATAGAGAGGATAACGCTCTACAAGAGGAGTTATAGTGACGATGAGATATTGTCGATGCTAAGACCTTATGTAGCCGAGTGGTTTAGATCGACTTATGGCTCATTCACGGAGCCCCAGAGGCAGGCTATTCCTCTAGTGAAACAGGGCAAGAGCGTGTTAATCACTAGCCCTACAGGAACCGGTAAGACGCTGGCGGCATTCCTCGGCGTTATAGACGAGATACTATTCTTAATGGAGAATAGATGGGAGGAAAAAGGGATACTAGCTGTTTACGTCAGCCCCCTCCGTGCTCTAAACAACGATATCAGGAGAAACCTTGAGGAGCCGCTTAGGGGTATAGAGGAGAAGGCTCGGGAAATGGGTTTAGAGCCTCCTAGGGTGAAAGTGGCCGTCAGGACCAGTGATACGACTCCCTATGAGAAGCAGAAAATGGTTAAGGATCCGCCCCACATACTCATAACAACACCCGAGAGCCTGGCAGCCGCGCTTGCGGCCCCCAAGTTCAGGGAGAGGTTGTCCACTGTAAAGTGGGTAGTGTTAGACGAGATCCACGAGCTGGCGTCCAACAAGAGGGGCGCCCACCTGATGGTGAGTGTCGAGAGGCTCGAGGAGCTTGTGAGGGAGGCTGGCGGTAAGCCTTTAAGGAGGATTGGCCTTTCTGCCACGATAGCTCCTCTAGACGTTGTAGCTAATTTCCTGGGAGGGTTTGACGATGAGGGGAGGCCTAGGGAGGTTCACATTGTTGACGCTAGATTCGCCAAGCCCATAGATATTAAGGTTATAACTCCGGATGTAGACCTGCTGAGGGATCCTCCTGACAAGATAAATGAGGCTATATACAGGAAAATAGCGGAGCTCGTTAAGCAGCATAGGACTACTCTGATATTCACGAATACACGCAGCGCCACCGAGAGGGTTGTCCACAAGCTCAAGCAAATACTAGTTAAGGAGGGCATAGCCAGTGAAGACCAGATAGAGGCTCACCACTCCAGCCTATCTAGAAACCTGAGGCTGGACGTGGAGGAGAGGCTTAAGAGGGGGGAGCTAAAGGTTGTCGTCTCTAGCACAAGCCTCGAGCTAGGCATTGACATCGGATACATAGACCTCGTGATACTGCTCAGCAGCCCGAAGAGTGTGAGCCGCCTCCTCCAGAGGGTGGGCCGGGCTGGCCATAGGATAAGGGATGTTAGCAAAGGCCGTTTGATAGTCGTCGATAGAGATGACCTGGTAGAGTGCTCTGTCCTGGCCGACTGTGCTATGAAAAAGTTTATAGACCGTGTTAGGATTCCCATGAAGCCTCTCGACGTTCTGGCTCAGCATATAGTTGGTATGAGCATCGAGAAGAAGTGGCGCCTTGAGGATGCCTATAGGGTTGTGAAGCGGGCCTACAACTTCAAAGACCTAAGCTTCGAAGAGTTCATGTCGGTAGTCAGGTTTCTAGCAGGTAAGCATGGTCTTGAGGGTGAAGGTGTCTACTCGAAGATATGGCT from Aeropyrum pernix K1 encodes:
- a CDS encoding ATP-dependent helicase, with the protein product MTAIERITLYKRSYSDDEILSMLRPYVAEWFRSTYGSFTEPQRQAIPLVKQGKSVLITSPTGTGKTLAAFLGVIDEILFLMENRWEEKGILAVYVSPLRALNNDIRRNLEEPLRGIEEKAREMGLEPPRVKVAVRTSDTTPYEKQKMVKDPPHILITTPESLAAALAAPKFRERLSTVKWVVLDEIHELASNKRGAHLMVSVERLEELVREAGGKPLRRIGLSATIAPLDVVANFLGGFDDEGRPREVHIVDARFAKPIDIKVITPDVDLLRDPPDKINEAIYRKIAELVKQHRTTLIFTNTRSATERVVHKLKQILVKEGIASEDQIEAHHSSLSRNLRLDVEERLKRGELKVVVSSTSLELGIDIGYIDLVILLSSPKSVSRLLQRVGRAGHRIRDVSKGRLIVVDRDDLVECSVLADCAMKKFIDRVRIPMKPLDVLAQHIVGMSIEKKWRLEDAYRVVKRAYNFKDLSFEEFMSVVRFLAGKHGLEGEGVYSKIWLDEEEGLFGRKKSARMIYLLNVGVIPDETKIRVYTRDGKYVGDLEEEFVEILVPGDVFVLGGRTYRFLKSEGLRVIVERADDARPTVPSWFSEMLPLSFDSALKVGEFRRVFSALASSNPRAAVEKLVKEYYLEERAAATIVEYILEQLGYIGVVPSDKLVLIEYFPYEDGWGIVFHTLFGRRVNDALSRAYAVALSRRIGLPVRVAVTDNGFMLTVSEAGKPDASLLEKLIRDVTPENIRGILEEAISRTELMKRRFKHVAARMFIVLRRYKGKEVSPERLQLNSQKLLEVFLEEMKDSPPIRETFREILEDYMDIGAAGKVLEWIRKGEIEIVIKGPLPYPSPMAHSIVVRGYSDVVLMEDRRKMLMILREKVLEYIRKGRAAPTWVGGDGKGRLLKEEQ
- the glnA gene encoding type I glutamate--ammonia ligase, with the translated sequence MVARIVMKAHMPETGPQRDKDGQREGRVLVHYTDIAGYLRQVEVPLRNVEKEFVASFDGSSVYGFTPVEDSDLLLKHVPETLVSVPWRSGLWRVIATVYNATRERSPRDPRLAAETAEKIMSSMGYRVKAGAEIEFFIFDKIGVDVLNPARGLGYIVESREQPGGQDGIFGQVKKSYHMPEPPDSLLDYRLMLTETLQRFKVDVAVSHHEVAVSQVEVSIGSRTSLARLGDDIMTVKWVSKVLARMDGRVATFMPKPIFGDNGSGMHIHLSLWSPGGENLFAGHGDSDLSETALHFIAGILEHARSLSAILSPTTNSYRRLVAGYEAPVYVAWGWRNRSAMIRIPASAGNIDAVRIEVRSPDPTANPYLALAALFMAGLDGVKKKLAPPDPYEGNLYKISPEELREKGIKTLPRNLDEALDELESDNDYLKPAFTREMLESYIEVKRKESEDTRLYPHPIEVYKYLNL